A DNA window from Undibacterium sp. YM2 contains the following coding sequences:
- a CDS encoding SDR family NAD(P)-dependent oxidoreductase, with amino-acid sequence MIVLITGASSGFGEEMSRKFVREGHKVIAAARRTDRLDALQAELGAALLPVTLDVTSKDSIKQALAGLTAEWKNIDVLVNNAGLALGTEPAHLASQDEWDTMIDTNTKGLVTVTRAILPDMVARGTGTVINIGSVAGETPYPGGNVYGATKAFVDQFTRNLRADLVGTGVRATNIAPGLCGGTEFSNVRFRGNDDAAAKVYEGTVPLTAIDIAETAYWIATLPAHVNINHIEMMPTCQGYGPLVIKRNTA; translated from the coding sequence ATGATCGTCTTGATTACAGGTGCAAGTTCAGGTTTTGGTGAAGAAATGTCCCGCAAATTTGTCCGTGAAGGGCATAAAGTCATTGCTGCCGCACGCCGAACAGACAGGCTGGACGCCTTGCAGGCAGAGCTTGGCGCTGCCTTGTTGCCAGTCACGCTGGATGTGACCAGCAAAGATTCCATCAAACAGGCTTTGGCTGGTTTGACAGCAGAATGGAAAAATATCGATGTGCTGGTCAATAATGCCGGCCTGGCCCTGGGTACAGAGCCTGCACATCTGGCGTCCCAGGATGAATGGGATACCATGATAGACACCAATACCAAGGGCCTGGTCACCGTTACCAGAGCCATCCTGCCAGACATGGTCGCGCGTGGTACCGGTACGGTCATCAATATAGGTTCTGTGGCTGGCGAAACACCTTATCCAGGTGGCAACGTGTATGGCGCGACCAAGGCTTTTGTCGATCAGTTCACCCGCAATTTGCGTGCTGACCTGGTTGGTACAGGCGTACGTGCGACCAATATTGCTCCTGGCCTATGTGGTGGTACTGAATTCTCTAACGTGCGCTTCCGTGGCAATGATGATGCCGCAGCCAAAGTTTATGAAGGCACCGTACCGCTGACAGCCATTGATATCGCTGAAACAGCCTACTGGATCGCTACTTTGCCTGCGCATGTGAATATCAATCACATAGAAATGATGCCTACTTGCCAGGGCTATGGGCCACTGGTGATCAAGCGCAATACTGCGTGA
- a CDS encoding pilus assembly protein, with amino-acid sequence MNRLRPRTVPFGDFVNSAPQYVKEGEDSGYSYLPASTPGKGSYGGYLLTKYNRTPMVYIGSNDGMLHAINGTTGVEEFAYVPKAVMSNLPLLSRTTYGHRFFVDGTPNVGDYYDNGWKTALVGTTGAGGRAVFAMDITVPTLPAFGADKILWEINSTTQPELGYTIGTPQIGRMPNGDWVAILGNGYESFSKRAQLFIIRLTDGAVTKIDTGVGNATTPNGLATPKLIVGSDATIKAIFAGDLLGNLWKFDVKSSGTTIAFSGSPLFQAKIGGVAQPITVQPDMIPHSKGGMMLLFGTGKIYETEDALNTDVQSLYGVWDQTGVPSVSSPTSISGSQSALQKRTLSWSGSNAYAVSNETVDWTSKRGWYMDLNLSTGERLTIDPQIFFDEIVFTTIIPASAVDTCSSDGKSTTFILNAINGNVFPYPTFDTTGDNKVTSADAIIAGKQGGLTFGSTLLKNGPSAIIYQPESSGAGLSGNGTRATAIVPSYNPTRRIWKQILRTD; translated from the coding sequence TTGAACCGTCTTCGCCCACGCACAGTACCATTCGGTGATTTTGTGAACTCGGCTCCACAATACGTGAAAGAAGGTGAGGACAGTGGCTATAGTTATTTGCCAGCCAGCACGCCTGGCAAAGGTAGTTACGGGGGGTATTTGCTGACAAAATATAATCGCACACCCATGGTGTACATAGGTTCGAACGATGGTATGTTACATGCCATTAATGGCACAACAGGCGTTGAGGAGTTTGCTTATGTTCCCAAAGCCGTTATGAGCAATTTGCCATTGTTGTCACGTACAACTTATGGACACAGATTCTTTGTCGATGGTACGCCCAACGTAGGCGACTACTATGATAATGGTTGGAAGACAGCTTTGGTTGGTACGACTGGTGCTGGTGGGAGAGCTGTTTTCGCCATGGATATTACTGTGCCGACACTCCCTGCATTCGGAGCAGACAAGATTCTTTGGGAAATTAATTCCACAACGCAACCAGAGTTGGGATATACGATTGGTACTCCCCAAATTGGCCGTATGCCAAATGGCGACTGGGTCGCTATCCTGGGGAATGGCTACGAGAGTTTTTCAAAGCGCGCGCAGCTGTTCATCATTCGCCTTACCGACGGCGCGGTTACCAAAATAGACACTGGTGTGGGAAATGCGACGACACCTAATGGACTGGCTACGCCAAAATTGATTGTTGGCTCTGATGCAACTATTAAAGCCATCTTTGCTGGTGATTTGCTGGGTAATTTGTGGAAATTTGATGTAAAGAGTTCAGGCACTACGATTGCATTTTCTGGCTCACCTTTATTTCAGGCAAAAATTGGTGGAGTCGCACAGCCAATCACAGTCCAGCCTGATATGATTCCACATAGTAAAGGTGGGATGATGCTGCTGTTTGGCACAGGTAAAATTTACGAAACTGAAGATGCTTTGAATACCGATGTTCAATCTCTGTATGGAGTGTGGGATCAAACTGGCGTACCTAGTGTCAGTTCTCCAACCTCCATCTCAGGTAGTCAGTCTGCACTGCAAAAACGAACCTTGAGCTGGTCTGGTTCCAATGCTTACGCGGTTAGTAATGAAACGGTTGACTGGACAAGTAAACGTGGCTGGTATATGGATTTGAACTTGAGTACAGGTGAACGTCTGACCATAGATCCGCAAATATTCTTTGATGAGATAGTGTTCACCACTATTATTCCAGCCAGTGCTGTAGATACTTGTTCTTCAGACGGTAAGTCAACAACATTTATTTTGAATGCCATCAACGGTAATGTTTTCCCTTACCCCACGTTTGATACGACTGGAGATAATAAAGTGACTTCTGCAGATGCGATTATTGCTGGTAAGCAGGGTGGTCTGACCTTTGGATCTACGTTGCTGAAAAATGGTCCGTCGGCAATTATTTATCAACCGGAATCGTCTGGTGCGGGTTTATCCGGTAATGGAACACGTGCCACAGCTATTGTTCCAAGTTACAACCCGACCAGACGTATCTGGAAACAGATATTGCGTACTGATTAA
- the tolQ gene encoding protein TolQ, with protein MTVTQDLSFLSLITNASILVQLVMALLLGVSLTSWTYIFSKMFAIKKARGQTEEFERNFWSGGNLVDLYAAATNSRRTGRDTSGALERIFEAGMSEYHKVKTANKTTLDATAMLDGARRAMRASYQREMDLLESHLSFLASVGSVSPYIGLFGTVWGIMNSFRGLANVQQATLAAVAPGIAEALIATAIGLFAAIPAVLAYNRYSHDIDRLAIRFETFIEEFSNILQRQSR; from the coding sequence ATGACTGTTACCCAAGACCTTTCATTTTTAAGTCTGATCACGAATGCCTCTATTCTGGTGCAACTGGTCATGGCATTGCTGCTAGGCGTGTCGCTGACGAGCTGGACTTACATCTTCAGTAAAATGTTTGCCATCAAAAAAGCGCGCGGGCAAACTGAAGAATTTGAACGCAATTTCTGGTCTGGTGGCAATCTGGTTGATTTGTATGCAGCAGCGACCAATAGCCGCCGTACTGGCCGCGACACTAGCGGTGCGCTCGAGCGCATCTTTGAAGCGGGCATGAGCGAATACCACAAGGTAAAGACCGCCAATAAAACCACGCTGGATGCCACCGCCATGCTCGATGGCGCACGCCGTGCGATGCGTGCGTCTTACCAGCGTGAGATGGATTTGCTGGAGTCGCACCTGTCCTTTCTCGCGTCCGTTGGCTCGGTCTCGCCTTACATAGGTTTGTTTGGAACGGTCTGGGGCATCATGAATTCTTTCCGCGGTCTGGCGAATGTGCAGCAGGCGACATTGGCTGCCGTCGCCCCAGGTATTGCTGAAGCCCTGATTGCCACTGCGATAGGCTTGTTTGCTGCTATACCTGCCGTGCTGGCTTATAACCGCTATTCTCACGATATAGACAGGCTGGCGATACGCTTTGAAACCTTTATCGAGGAATTCTCCAACATTCTCCAGCGTCAGTCACGCTAA
- a CDS encoding ExbD/TolR family protein, producing MSTLRGERKRKFKAEINVVPYIDVMLVLLVIFMVCAPMTNPSVINLPTAGQSTQPPSDYIEITLRPDAASTISINSKAGNNGNNRQESKEEAKDRKQLMQKLREYHDAKPELSVLVSADKGMIYDEVIQVISEAKKLGINRVGLATK from the coding sequence ATGAGTACCCTGCGTGGCGAACGTAAACGCAAATTCAAGGCAGAGATCAACGTCGTGCCGTATATCGACGTGATGCTGGTGTTGCTGGTGATTTTCATGGTGTGCGCACCGATGACCAATCCCAGCGTCATCAACCTGCCTACTGCCGGGCAATCTACCCAGCCGCCATCTGATTACATAGAAATCACCTTGCGGCCCGATGCCGCTTCCACCATCAGCATCAATAGCAAAGCCGGTAACAATGGCAACAACCGCCAGGAAAGCAAGGAAGAAGCCAAAGACCGCAAACAACTGATGCAAAAACTGCGTGAGTATCATGACGCCAAGCCAGAGTTGTCTGTGCTGGTTTCTGCCGACAAGGGCATGATTTATGACGAGGTCATACAAGTGATTTCAGAAGCAAAAAAACTGGGTATCAATCGCGTTGGTCTGGCGACCAAGTGA
- a CDS encoding autotransporter assembly complex family protein → MPETDNDAVSTTSSGRLQLVAAKSHWADLLREHIPEFASNAEAQNITPALIRRLRLDISNILATEGYFSPQIQFDNPDQALAPASTNKIIHVTVGAGQRTIIENASVKVQGPMADAIDAGDKAVTKRRRALQEDWGLAVGQPFRDADWSDSKNQLLESLRSDAYASASMTSSEAKIDADQHSGILQVEVDSGPVFTLGDLRVTGLQRYPSWLIERYQAPKKGEVYSRSRLLDFQRSLQNSAYFATVAVGIDPDPEKADAVPVDVTVVERQARDLSFGLGYSTNTGYRSEVAYRDRNILEQAWDLRSAVRLEQRRQLGYADIYLPPRESKFLDSFGVLVERENIAGVRSSRYALGIKRTSTRGHLEQRLGLNIVREKISPDGEAEEVNKALVASIGWTWRDVDQPFDPRKGQILQFDLAASEKALLSDQRFIRSYAKYQRWIPVRKTDTVILRAELGAVISKDEQGIPEDYLFRTGGSTTVRGYGYQTLGIQHVGSTRGGRVLATASAEYVHWLNSSWGAATFLDVGNAADNFRELNLKQGMGVGARYKTPAGPIALDLAYGRQTKKVRLDFSIAIAF, encoded by the coding sequence ATGCCTGAAACAGACAACGATGCTGTTTCCACCACCAGCAGTGGCCGTTTGCAACTGGTTGCTGCCAAATCACACTGGGCCGATTTGCTGAGGGAACATATCCCTGAATTTGCCAGCAATGCTGAAGCGCAGAATATCACTCCCGCACTGATCAGACGGTTGCGCCTGGATATCAGCAATATTCTCGCGACTGAAGGCTATTTCTCACCGCAAATCCAGTTTGATAATCCAGATCAGGCGCTGGCGCCAGCCTCCACAAATAAAATCATCCACGTGACTGTGGGAGCAGGCCAGCGCACCATCATAGAAAACGCGTCTGTAAAGGTGCAGGGCCCCATGGCAGACGCGATTGATGCGGGCGACAAGGCCGTTACCAAAAGGCGACGGGCCCTGCAGGAAGACTGGGGCCTCGCAGTTGGCCAGCCATTCCGTGACGCTGACTGGAGTGATTCCAAAAACCAGCTGTTGGAAAGCCTGCGCTCAGATGCCTATGCTTCAGCCAGCATGACATCCAGTGAGGCAAAAATCGATGCTGACCAGCATAGCGGCATCCTGCAAGTAGAAGTCGATAGTGGCCCGGTATTTACCCTGGGTGATTTGCGTGTCACTGGTTTGCAGCGTTACCCCTCCTGGCTCATAGAACGTTATCAGGCACCCAAAAAAGGTGAGGTTTATTCACGTTCGCGCTTGCTGGATTTCCAGCGCTCCCTGCAAAACTCCGCTTACTTTGCCACCGTCGCTGTAGGCATAGATCCTGATCCAGAAAAAGCCGACGCAGTACCCGTGGATGTGACCGTGGTCGAGCGCCAGGCACGTGACCTGAGCTTTGGTCTCGGTTACAGCACCAACACCGGTTACCGCAGCGAAGTTGCCTATCGTGACCGCAATATACTTGAGCAGGCCTGGGATTTGCGTAGTGCCGTCAGGCTCGAGCAGCGCAGGCAACTTGGGTACGCCGATATTTACCTGCCACCGCGTGAAAGCAAATTCCTCGATTCTTTTGGTGTACTGGTGGAGCGCGAGAATATCGCCGGTGTGCGCTCCAGCCGTTATGCACTGGGCATCAAGCGCACCAGCACCCGTGGCCATCTCGAGCAACGCCTGGGTCTGAACATCGTCAGGGAAAAAATTTCTCCTGATGGCGAAGCGGAAGAGGTCAACAAGGCACTGGTTGCCAGCATAGGCTGGACTTGGCGTGATGTTGATCAGCCTTTCGATCCACGTAAAGGGCAGATTTTGCAATTTGATCTTGCTGCATCTGAAAAAGCCTTACTGTCCGACCAGCGCTTCATACGCAGCTATGCCAAATATCAGCGCTGGATACCAGTACGCAAAACCGATACTGTCATCTTGCGCGCAGAGCTGGGTGCTGTTATTTCCAAAGATGAACAGGGTATCCCTGAAGATTACCTGTTCCGCACTGGTGGCAGTACCACGGTGCGTGGCTATGGTTACCAAACCCTGGGCATACAGCACGTAGGCAGCACACGTGGTGGCCGCGTGCTGGCAACTGCCAGTGCTGAATATGTGCATTGGCTTAACTCTTCCTGGGGAGCTGCCACTTTCCTTGATGTGGGCAATGCCGCCGACAACTTTCGTGAGTTGAATTTAAAGCAGGGCATGGGTGTCGGTGCGCGTTACAAGACACCTGCGGGGCCGATTGCGCTTGATCTGGCTTATGGTCGCCAGACCAAAAAAGTCCGGCTGGATTTTTCTATCGCGATTGCTTTCTGA
- a CDS encoding type IV pilin protein, producing MLIKKSEAGFTLIEILIVVVILGILAAISVPAYTDNVRRSRRADARSVLTQNAQFMQSFMTANDRYDKMRDNTPVALPMLVSPVGATGSNIDYDISFTIAPTATTFSVRAVPRAGGRMAADGCGTYAINESGARSNVGNTLSVDTCWTK from the coding sequence GTGTTAATTAAGAAATCGGAAGCTGGCTTTACTCTGATAGAGATATTGATTGTGGTCGTTATTTTGGGGATATTGGCGGCAATCTCTGTCCCCGCATATACCGATAATGTCAGACGTAGCCGACGTGCGGACGCGCGTTCTGTTCTAACGCAAAATGCGCAATTCATGCAGAGCTTCATGACTGCGAATGATCGTTATGACAAAATGCGCGACAACACCCCGGTTGCCCTGCCTATGCTGGTGAGCCCGGTAGGTGCTACGGGTAGTAATATTGACTATGACATCAGTTTCACGATAGCACCAACTGCGACTACTTTTAGCGTTCGTGCCGTACCGCGGGCTGGTGGCAGGATGGCCGCAGATGGCTGTGGCACTTATGCGATCAATGAAAGTGGTGCAAGATCGAATGTGGGCAATACTTTATCTGTAGATACCTGCTGGACCAAGTAA
- the ybgC gene encoding tol-pal system-associated acyl-CoA thioesterase, with the protein MKTEFVWPVRVYYEDTDAGGIVFYANYLKFFERARTEWLRAAGVNQQQMADEHGLMFVVKATAVEYHAPARLDDELRLTVVVEKLGRASVQFVQEAWCGQRLLASGKIKVACVSKSEVRPAAIPADVLAQIDRDAG; encoded by the coding sequence ATGAAAACAGAATTTGTATGGCCGGTCAGGGTCTACTATGAAGACACTGATGCCGGTGGCATCGTTTTTTATGCGAATTACCTGAAGTTTTTTGAGCGTGCCCGTACCGAGTGGCTCAGGGCCGCAGGGGTCAACCAGCAGCAAATGGCAGATGAGCATGGTCTGATGTTTGTCGTCAAAGCCACCGCAGTCGAGTATCATGCACCCGCGAGGCTGGACGATGAACTAAGACTCACCGTCGTGGTCGAAAAGCTGGGCAGGGCGTCTGTACAGTTTGTACAAGAAGCCTGGTGTGGGCAGCGTTTGCTGGCCTCAGGCAAGATCAAGGTTGCTTGTGTCAGCAAGTCTGAAGTCAGACCGGCGGCAATTCCTGCTGACGTGCTGGCACAGATAGACAGAGATGCTGGCTGA
- the nrdR gene encoding transcriptional regulator NrdR: protein MKCPFCHNDDTQVIDTRVSEEGNVIRRRRRCADCDKRFTTYERIELVMPVIVKKNGSRTEYETAKLRASLMLALRKRPVSAEAVETAIQRIEEKLLSSGEREVMSGHLGELVMRELKRLDKIAYIRFASVYKSFEDVSEFAEAIQEVRKS, encoded by the coding sequence ATGAAATGCCCTTTTTGCCACAACGATGATACCCAGGTCATCGACACCCGTGTTTCAGAAGAAGGCAATGTCATACGCCGCCGCCGCCGCTGTGCCGACTGTGACAAGCGTTTTACCACCTATGAGCGTATAGAACTGGTGATGCCCGTCATCGTCAAGAAAAACGGCAGCCGCACAGAGTATGAAACCGCCAAACTGCGCGCCAGCCTGATGCTGGCATTGCGCAAGCGCCCGGTATCTGCCGAAGCTGTCGAGACAGCCATACAGAGAATAGAAGAAAAATTATTGTCCAGCGGAGAGCGCGAAGTCATGTCCGGCCACCTGGGTGAACTGGTCATGCGCGAATTGAAACGCCTCGACAAAATCGCCTACATCCGCTTCGCTTCTGTCTATAAAAGCTTTGAGGATGTATCCGAATTTGCCGAGGCGATACAAGAGGTCAGGAAGAGCTAA
- the glyA gene encoding serine hydroxymethyltransferase: protein MFAKNHTLANVDPELFATIQKENVRQQEHIELIASENYCSPAVMEAQGSQLTNKYAEGYPGKRYYGGCEHVDVVEQLAIDRLKQLFNANFANVQPNSGSQANQGVFFALLNPGDTIMGMSLAEGGHLTHGMPLNMSGKWFNVVSYGLNEQEDIDYDAMEKLARETKPKLIIAGASAFALRIDFERFSKIAKEIGAYFMVDMAHYAGLIAAGVYPNPVPFADVVTSTTHKSLRGPRGGIILTNDEAIAKKINSAIFPGLQGGPLMHVIAGKAVAFKEALTPEFKAYQEQVVKNAAALANTLTERGLRIVSGRTESHVMLVDLRPKNLTGKEAEAILGSAHMTCNKNGIPNDPQKPMITSGIRLGSPAFTTRGFKEEQAVKVGNLIADVLDNPHDAATIERVKAEVKQLTDAFPVYQA from the coding sequence ATGTTTGCAAAAAATCATACCCTCGCCAACGTAGATCCAGAACTGTTTGCTACGATACAAAAAGAAAATGTCCGTCAACAAGAGCATATCGAGTTGATCGCCTCTGAAAACTATTGTTCCCCTGCCGTCATGGAAGCCCAGGGCTCCCAGTTGACCAACAAATATGCTGAAGGCTATCCAGGCAAGCGCTACTACGGTGGCTGCGAGCATGTGGATGTGGTCGAGCAACTGGCGATTGACCGACTGAAACAATTGTTCAACGCCAATTTCGCCAATGTACAGCCTAATTCTGGTTCACAAGCCAACCAGGGCGTGTTCTTTGCCTTGCTGAACCCAGGCGACACCATCATGGGCATGAGTCTGGCTGAAGGTGGTCACCTGACCCACGGCATGCCTTTGAATATGTCTGGCAAATGGTTCAATGTGGTCTCGTATGGCCTCAATGAGCAAGAAGATATCGACTACGACGCCATGGAAAAACTGGCACGTGAAACCAAGCCTAAACTGATCATCGCTGGTGCTTCTGCATTTGCCCTGCGCATCGACTTTGAGCGCTTCTCCAAGATCGCCAAAGAAATCGGCGCTTACTTCATGGTGGACATGGCCCACTATGCTGGCCTGATCGCTGCGGGTGTCTATCCTAACCCTGTACCTTTCGCTGACGTCGTCACCTCCACCACTCACAAGAGCCTGCGCGGCCCACGTGGCGGTATCATTTTGACGAATGATGAAGCAATCGCCAAGAAGATCAATTCTGCGATTTTCCCTGGTTTGCAAGGTGGCCCGTTGATGCATGTGATCGCTGGTAAGGCAGTTGCTTTCAAAGAAGCACTGACACCAGAGTTCAAGGCTTATCAGGAACAGGTCGTCAAGAACGCTGCTGCGCTGGCAAATACCCTGACTGAACGCGGCCTGCGTATCGTTTCTGGCCGTACAGAATCCCACGTGATGCTGGTGGATTTGCGTCCTAAAAACCTGACAGGTAAAGAAGCCGAAGCCATCCTGGGTTCTGCCCACATGACTTGCAACAAGAACGGTATCCCGAACGATCCGCAAAAACCGATGATCACTTCCGGCATTCGTCTCGGCAGCCCGGCTTTCACAACCCGTGGTTTCAAGGAAGAGCAAGCAGTTAAAGTGGGTAACCTGATTGCTGACGTACTCGATAATCCGCATGATGCAGCGACGATAGAACGCGTGAAAGCTGAAGTCAAACAATTGACAGATGCATTCCCGGTTTATCAAGCGTAA